The proteins below are encoded in one region of Bacillota bacterium:
- a CDS encoding YaaR family protein, which translates to MKISERRTREQFIKGKKDSRRLNVVHSPFLETLQEKNEEKIDLDLALENIDKLGKQLRDKPTLINLKNYKTAVRAFLQEAVKTAYAVTEQRFVDRFGRRRMFLLVAKVDEKLEELTRMVLNQQDNALNLAAKLDEIRGLLLDINS; encoded by the coding sequence ATGAAAATTAGTGAGCGGCGCACCCGCGAACAATTTATTAAAGGAAAAAAAGACAGCCGGCGGCTGAACGTTGTTCACAGCCCGTTTTTAGAAACGCTCCAAGAGAAAAATGAAGAAAAGATCGATTTGGATCTAGCATTGGAGAATATAGATAAGTTAGGGAAGCAGCTGCGGGACAAACCGACGCTGATCAACTTGAAGAATTACAAAACCGCAGTGCGGGCATTCCTGCAGGAAGCAGTAAAAACCGCGTATGCTGTTACTGAACAGCGGTTTGTTGATCGGTTCGGACGCAGGAGAATGTTCCTGCTTGTAGCTAAAGTGGACGAGAAGCTGGAAGAATTAACGCGGATGGTATTGAATCAGCAGGATAATGCTTTAAATTTGGCAGCTAAGTTGGATGAGATTCGCGGTCTGCTGCTGGATATAAATTCCTAG
- a CDS encoding MFS transporter: MKKSTALQFAVLCGVPFVMVLGNSMLIPVFPQMKDAMSLTQFQVGLIITFFSLPAGMLIPFAGFLSDRFGRKVIIVPALFLYGFGGLVSGFAALLLENPFPILLAGRVLQGLGAGGTYQLAMALTGDIFQSEERTKALGLLEASNGLGKVISPILGALVAGIVWYAPFFLYSIVTYPIALGVWFLVKEPKHERTKESLKEYWQKLCDVFKQKGKVLLASYFSGMVVLFTLFGVMSWVSDILESEHHIYGLTKGFVLAIPVTAMAVTSYLSGMWLTKQPQWSKAAIIAGTTGVTAVLLLTALFTKIYPFMLMLLLLGVCIGAVLPPVNAIITGATKADKRGIVTSLYGTVRFFGVAIGPPLFGLAVQHGRWTMFIGAAVITAAAAAAAFLITTPQRQE, translated from the coding sequence ATGAAAAAATCCACCGCCCTGCAGTTCGCTGTTTTATGCGGAGTACCATTTGTCATGGTGCTGGGAAACTCGATGCTGATACCAGTGTTTCCCCAGATGAAAGACGCTATGAGTCTCACCCAATTTCAAGTGGGATTAATCATTACCTTTTTTTCCCTGCCGGCGGGAATGCTGATTCCCTTTGCAGGTTTTTTATCGGATCGCTTCGGACGCAAAGTTATAATTGTACCGGCTCTGTTTTTATATGGATTCGGCGGTTTGGTATCCGGATTTGCAGCACTTTTGCTGGAGAATCCATTCCCCATTTTATTGGCTGGAAGAGTGCTCCAGGGACTCGGCGCCGGAGGAACTTACCAATTAGCTATGGCTTTGACCGGAGACATCTTCCAAAGCGAAGAGCGCACCAAAGCTTTAGGGCTGCTGGAAGCTTCAAACGGGCTTGGCAAGGTGATCAGCCCAATCCTAGGAGCGCTGGTGGCTGGAATTGTCTGGTACGCCCCATTCTTTCTTTACAGTATTGTCACCTACCCGATTGCCCTTGGCGTCTGGTTTTTGGTCAAAGAACCTAAACACGAACGGACCAAGGAGAGTCTTAAAGAATACTGGCAGAAACTGTGCGATGTTTTTAAACAAAAAGGAAAAGTGCTTCTCGCCAGCTATTTCAGTGGGATGGTGGTGCTGTTCACACTCTTTGGGGTGATGAGCTGGGTTTCTGATATTCTTGAAAGCGAACACCATATCTACGGTTTAACAAAGGGTTTTGTTCTAGCCATACCTGTCACAGCCATGGCTGTGACTTCATACCTAAGCGGCATGTGGCTGACAAAGCAGCCCCAGTGGTCCAAGGCGGCCATCATTGCCGGAACCACCGGTGTTACTGCAGTCCTCCTTCTTACCGCTTTATTTACTAAGATCTATCCATTCATGCTGATGCTGCTGCTTTTGGGAGTCTGCATCGGAGCAGTCCTGCCACCGGTTAATGCGATTATCACCGGAGCGACAAAAGCTGATAAAAGAGGAATTGTTACTAGTCTCTACGGCACTGTTCGTTTTTTTGGTGTAGCCATCGGTCCACCGCTGTTCGGGCTTGCTGTTCAGCACGGTAGGTGGACGATGTTTATTGGCGCTGCGGTTATAACTGCTGCAGCCGCAGCTGCTGCATTCCTAATCACAACTCCCCAAAGACAGGAATAG
- a CDS encoding phosphosulfolactate synthase: MNPNFNLAWDLAVDMPEQNRIQKPRTSGITMVIDKGLGLNTTKDLLDMTADYIDFIKIAFGSSALYTTELLRKKIELVKSYGIHIYPGGTLFEIAAFQNKMPQFLQRAADLGFTYVEVSEGTIDLTPDQRVRYIRQARKSGFGVLSEIGKKDKAIHLDPHAAILQINADLENGAEKVIIEGRDSGKGVGIYDEDGKIRGELLGVLISGIGDIDKIIFEAPQTSQHNYLLTKIGPNVNLGNVQPEDVLSLESTRAGLRGDTLRNLIKISQR, from the coding sequence ATGAATCCAAATTTTAACTTAGCTTGGGATTTGGCTGTAGATATGCCGGAGCAGAACCGCATCCAAAAACCACGCACCAGCGGCATTACCATGGTAATTGATAAAGGTTTGGGGTTAAACACCACCAAAGACCTGTTAGACATGACGGCAGATTATATCGATTTTATCAAGATTGCTTTTGGCAGCTCAGCACTGTATACCACTGAACTCTTGAGGAAAAAAATTGAGTTGGTAAAGTCTTATGGGATCCACATTTATCCAGGCGGTACGCTGTTCGAGATTGCCGCATTTCAAAATAAGATGCCCCAGTTTTTGCAGCGCGCCGCTGACCTCGGGTTTACTTATGTGGAGGTTTCTGAAGGCACGATCGATTTAACTCCGGATCAGCGGGTTCGATATATCCGCCAAGCTCGTAAAAGCGGATTCGGAGTACTGTCAGAAATAGGCAAGAAAGACAAGGCCATTCACCTAGATCCTCACGCGGCCATCCTGCAGATTAACGCTGATTTGGAAAACGGTGCGGAAAAAGTTATTATCGAAGGGCGGGATTCAGGAAAAGGCGTGGGAATTTATGATGAAGACGGAAAGATCCGCGGCGAACTCTTAGGTGTTTTGATCAGCGGCATCGGTGATATCGATAAGATTATCTTTGAAGCACCACAAACTTCCCAGCATAACTATCTGCTTACAAAAATCGGGCCGAATGTAAACTTGGGCAACGTTCAGCCCGAGGATGTGCTCAGTCTCGAATCCACCCGCGCCGGACTGAGGGGCGATACTCTGAGAAATCTGATTAAAATTTCGCAGAGATAA
- a CDS encoding stage 0 sporulation family protein, whose amino-acid sequence MVKVVGVRFKKAGKVYYFDPGDLDIQVGQHVIVETARGTEYGEVVVGIKEVQEEDVVQPLKQVIRIATEEDNRHMEENRVKAAKAFDVGLEKIEKHGLPMKLIDSEYTFDDSKLIFYFTADGRVDFRELVKDLASVFKIRIELRQIGVRDEAKVIGGLGPCGRSLCCSTFLGDFEPVSIRMAKEQNLSLNPTKISGICGRLMCCLKYEADVYKEAKEELPYKGSIVQTAYGEAEVTDVDPLAGQVTVEVDDEFYILDKEEVEEVARNKTKSGKN is encoded by the coding sequence ATGGTTAAAGTCGTTGGAGTGAGATTTAAGAAGGCGGGGAAAGTGTACTATTTTGATCCCGGTGATTTAGATATACAAGTAGGACAGCATGTTATTGTGGAGACTGCGCGGGGAACCGAGTACGGAGAAGTTGTGGTAGGCATAAAAGAAGTGCAGGAAGAGGATGTAGTTCAGCCTCTGAAACAGGTGATTCGGATTGCCACCGAAGAAGATAATCGCCATATGGAAGAAAACAGGGTGAAGGCAGCTAAAGCTTTTGATGTCGGGCTGGAAAAGATTGAAAAGCACGGCCTCCCCATGAAACTGATTGACTCTGAGTATACCTTCGATGATTCAAAGCTGATTTTTTATTTTACAGCCGATGGACGAGTCGATTTTCGGGAGCTGGTTAAAGATTTAGCCAGTGTGTTTAAGATTAGAATCGAATTAAGACAAATTGGCGTCAGGGATGAAGCTAAGGTAATCGGCGGGCTGGGCCCCTGCGGCAGGTCTTTGTGCTGCTCGACTTTTTTAGGGGATTTTGAGCCGGTCTCGATCCGCATGGCGAAGGAGCAGAACCTATCGCTCAACCCAACCAAGATTTCCGGAATCTGCGGACGCTTAATGTGCTGTCTTAAGTACGAAGCCGATGTTTATAAGGAAGCGAAAGAGGAGCTGCCCTATAAAGGCTCGATCGTCCAGACTGCTTACGGAGAAGCGGAGGTAACGGATGTTGACCCTTTAGCCGGTCAAGTTACTGTGGAAGTTGATGATGAGTTTTATATTTTGGATAAAGAAGAGGTTGAAGAAGTAGCCCGGAACAAGACAAAGTCCGGCAAAAACTAG
- the tmk gene encoding dTMP kinase, whose amino-acid sequence MNQGVFITFEGIDGVGKSTQLDLLYSKCLELGYSPVRTREPGGTELGKRIRQLLLDPASGEISAQAEMLLYAADRAQHVAQVIKPALEAGKIVLCDRYMDSTLAYQGYGLDRDVSLIRQVNCWAVDGLMPQITFCLDHDPQIVLKRTRGDRIEQRNLEYYQKVRMGYHKIAEQEPDRFFLIDASDTIEQVFDTIWDIIARRGIL is encoded by the coding sequence ATGAATCAAGGAGTTTTCATTACGTTTGAAGGTATAGATGGGGTGGGTAAGTCCACCCAGTTAGATTTGCTGTATAGTAAGTGTCTGGAGTTAGGTTATTCACCGGTTCGGACAAGAGAGCCGGGAGGAACTGAGCTCGGCAAGCGGATCCGCCAGCTGCTTTTGGATCCTGCTTCAGGTGAAATCAGCGCTCAAGCAGAGATGCTGCTGTACGCTGCTGACCGTGCTCAGCACGTGGCGCAGGTAATTAAACCGGCGCTTGAGGCCGGCAAGATCGTTTTGTGTGATCGCTACATGGACTCAACGTTGGCATATCAGGGCTATGGTTTAGATCGGGATGTGTCTCTGATTCGTCAGGTCAATTGCTGGGCAGTAGATGGCCTTATGCCCCAGATCACATTTTGTCTGGATCATGACCCCCAGATTGTGCTCAAACGCACTCGTGGTGACCGGATCGAACAGCGAAACCTCGAATACTATCAGAAAGTGAGGATGGGTTATCATAAAATTGCTGAGCAGGAGCCGGATCGGTTTTTCCTGATCGATGCCAGCGACACAATTGAACAGGTTTTTGACACGATATGGGATATTATTGCAAGGAGGGGTATTCTGTGA
- the holB gene encoding DNA polymerase III subunit delta', translating into MRLVRLADIIEQKTAVQTLKRAVELEQTAHAYLFHGDRGIGKTTTAVSFAKQILCENRTACGSCPECLKFERRNHPGVRVLEPVGTAIKIEQIRELQEQVHYSHEHYLVWIIRDAHKMTVQAANSFLKLLEEPPAQTVFVLITDNLQQILPTIKSRCQLISFRRLSDEAVAGALRSRIDAANVSDETINLITKMAHGSIGRALELWDSPLLKRRKWVIEQLIQLPQMSIPEVLGLSYRWDENREVVDVDLTLMLHWYRDLWCLKQGLDDHIYNLDYLNELSVICQKYSLSALQEITAQIIDMSAKLERNVRIRFLMGNLLLQIRKGVLA; encoded by the coding sequence GTGAGACTGGTGCGGTTAGCAGATATAATCGAACAAAAAACAGCAGTCCAAACTCTAAAGCGCGCAGTTGAGTTAGAGCAAACAGCTCATGCTTACCTATTTCATGGGGACAGGGGAATCGGAAAAACGACGACTGCGGTTAGTTTTGCTAAGCAGATCCTCTGCGAAAACAGAACTGCCTGCGGCAGCTGTCCCGAATGTTTGAAATTCGAGCGCAGGAACCATCCCGGCGTGCGGGTGTTAGAACCAGTGGGTACTGCGATCAAAATAGAGCAGATTCGCGAACTGCAGGAGCAAGTGCATTACTCGCATGAGCACTACCTAGTTTGGATTATCAGAGATGCTCATAAGATGACAGTGCAGGCTGCTAACAGTTTTCTCAAACTGCTGGAAGAACCTCCGGCACAGACAGTTTTTGTATTAATCACAGACAATCTGCAGCAGATTCTGCCAACAATTAAATCTCGCTGCCAGCTGATTAGTTTCAGGCGCTTAAGCGATGAGGCTGTTGCCGGCGCACTTCGCAGCAGAATTGATGCAGCCAATGTCAGTGATGAAACAATAAATTTAATTACTAAAATGGCTCACGGTTCTATTGGCAGAGCGCTGGAATTATGGGATAGTCCACTGCTTAAACGGCGCAAGTGGGTAATTGAGCAGCTGATTCAACTGCCGCAGATGAGCATTCCCGAGGTATTGGGACTGAGCTACCGCTGGGATGAAAACCGCGAGGTAGTTGATGTTGATCTAACATTGATGCTGCATTGGTATCGTGATCTCTGGTGCTTAAAGCAGGGTTTGGATGATCATATCTATAACTTGGATTACCTGAATGAATTATCAGTGATTTGCCAAAAATATAGTTTGTCAGCGCTGCAGGAGATTACAGCGCAGATTATTGATATGTCAGCGAAGTTGGAACGCAATGTTCGCATCAGATTTTTAATGGGAAATTTGTTACTTCAAATAAGAAAAGGAGTATTAGCATAG
- the rsmI gene encoding 16S rRNA (cytidine(1402)-2'-O)-methyltransferase: protein MIRRGSMLYVCATPIGNLEDITLRVLRILQEVDLIAAEDTRQTRKLLSHYQISQQLVSFHKFNEHEKAEQILEMLRQGKKIALVSDAGTPGISDPGADLIAKVIAAGLPLTVLPGANACITAVIQSGLLTGPFYFHGFLPRRQSQIAEVLARLKLLACPLVFYEAPHRIIACLEALKAHLGDRRCSVSRELTKKFEETKRGMLSELIAFFKDNAPRGEFVIVVEGAEEAFESEEITEERIQACLREQLAQGLSTKDAVKTAAKILGVRKNEVYQQALELEKIED from the coding sequence ATGATCAGGAGGGGCAGTATGCTTTATGTTTGCGCTACACCTATCGGTAATTTAGAAGATATTACTCTGCGTGTGCTGAGGATTTTGCAGGAAGTAGATCTAATCGCCGCTGAGGATACCAGACAGACACGCAAGCTGTTAAGCCATTATCAGATCTCGCAGCAGTTGGTATCATTTCATAAATTCAATGAACATGAAAAGGCGGAGCAGATCCTGGAAATGCTTAGGCAGGGCAAGAAGATTGCACTGGTCAGCGATGCCGGAACCCCGGGAATATCTGATCCGGGAGCGGATTTGATAGCTAAAGTTATTGCTGCTGGTCTGCCGCTGACAGTGCTGCCGGGCGCCAATGCCTGCATTACTGCAGTGATTCAGAGCGGACTTCTTACCGGACCTTTTTATTTCCATGGATTTCTGCCGCGGAGGCAGTCGCAGATAGCTGAGGTTTTGGCTAGATTGAAGCTGCTTGCATGTCCACTGGTGTTTTACGAAGCACCACATCGCATTATCGCTTGTCTCGAGGCTTTAAAGGCACATCTTGGCGATCGGCGCTGCTCTGTATCGCGCGAGCTTACTAAAAAGTTTGAAGAAACTAAACGGGGAATGCTGTCAGAGCTGATAGCGTTCTTTAAAGATAATGCACCACGGGGAGAATTTGTGATCGTAGTTGAAGGAGCGGAAGAGGCTTTTGAATCAGAGGAGATAACAGAGGAAAGGATTCAAGCGTGCCTGCGGGAACAGCTTGCCCAGGGATTATCCACCAAGGATGCGGTTAAAACTGCCGCTAAAATCCTCGGTGTTAGAAAAAACGAGGTATATCAACAGGCGCTCGAACTTGAAAAGATTGAAGATTAG
- a CDS encoding cell wall-active antibiotics response protein gives MNHSFNVGLPLLIILIGVGYLLANLGMIPITPLQALIRYWPVFLILWGVRIVWDALFSRFRGQKSSSLILGIVLILGGLNLVLRRSGYPGFSLNWGIVWPILVIVLGLELMLKSKRGSGSSSPIIGDFSRSGEAWYVEDLYLNHFIGDVKLDLTKAVVPNKEIFFDINGSIGDITIYIPHDLPLNVKSNIGIGEIRVLDHGAEGIARSLELKTPDYDEAERKLNLRVFLKIGEITVRRIG, from the coding sequence ATGAATCACTCATTCAATGTAGGCTTACCGCTTCTAATTATCCTGATCGGAGTTGGCTATTTGCTGGCAAACTTAGGTATGATCCCAATTACACCCCTGCAGGCTTTAATCCGCTATTGGCCGGTTTTCTTGATCCTGTGGGGTGTGCGCATCGTTTGGGATGCACTCTTTTCCCGCTTTCGCGGTCAAAAATCATCCTCATTGATTTTAGGAATTGTGCTGATCCTCGGTGGTTTGAATCTGGTTCTGCGGCGCTCGGGCTATCCCGGTTTTTCTCTTAACTGGGGCATCGTCTGGCCAATCTTGGTGATTGTCCTTGGCCTGGAGCTCATGCTCAAATCTAAAAGAGGCTCGGGCAGTAGTTCACCCATTATCGGCGACTTTTCCCGCAGTGGAGAAGCCTGGTATGTCGAAGATCTGTACCTTAACCATTTCATTGGAGATGTAAAGCTGGATCTGACCAAGGCGGTGGTTCCTAACAAAGAGATTTTCTTCGATATAAACGGTTCTATCGGCGATATCACAATTTATATTCCTCACGATCTGCCTCTAAATGTAAAAAGCAATATAGGCATTGGCGAAATCCGCGTTTTAGACCACGGAGCTGAAGGGATCGCAAGAAGTCTCGAATTAAAAACTCCAGACTATGATGAAGCAGAGCGGAAGTTAAATTTAAGAGTTTTCTTGAAAATCGGTGAAATCACCGTGCGGCGGATCGGTTAA
- a CDS encoding sugar ABC transporter permease, whose translation MIREASQLKKPGLFTRIVRSDHFAGYVFIAPWLLGFLVITIFPILLSLYLSFTKYDILSSPRWIGLMNYETMFQYDYLFPESLKVTFKYAFTSVPLRLLFALFLAVLLSQNRKGVGIYRTIYYVPSVFGGSVAVAVMWRQLFGVNGALNSILTSVGVIDQNVGWLTGPNTALWTLVALAVWQFGSPMLIFLAGLKQVPYSLYEAAMIDGASSWQRFIRITLPMISPIIFFNFLVQIINGFMMFTQALIVTNGGPHNRTLLYVLYVYRKAFTDYSMGYACALAWVMLLIVGVLTAIIFKTSSYWVFYETRGDER comes from the coding sequence ATGATAAGGGAGGCGAGCCAATTGAAAAAACCTGGGCTGTTCACAAGGATAGTGCGCTCCGATCATTTTGCAGGTTATGTGTTTATTGCACCCTGGTTGCTCGGATTTCTAGTAATAACCATTTTTCCGATCTTATTATCTCTATATCTTTCGTTTACTAAATACGACATTTTATCCTCACCCCGGTGGATCGGGTTGATGAATTATGAAACGATGTTCCAATATGATTATCTGTTTCCCGAGTCGCTGAAGGTAACTTTTAAATATGCTTTTACCTCAGTGCCGCTGCGGCTGCTTTTTGCTCTGTTCCTAGCTGTTCTTTTATCGCAAAACCGCAAGGGTGTCGGGATTTACCGCACTATTTACTATGTGCCTTCCGTTTTCGGCGGCAGTGTGGCAGTTGCAGTTATGTGGCGTCAGCTGTTCGGTGTTAATGGCGCGTTAAACTCAATCCTGACATCGGTTGGTGTAATCGATCAAAATGTGGGGTGGCTTACCGGGCCCAACACTGCCTTGTGGACACTGGTAGCTTTGGCAGTTTGGCAGTTTGGTTCACCAATGCTCATTTTTTTAGCTGGACTAAAGCAGGTGCCATATTCTCTGTATGAGGCGGCGATGATTGATGGAGCCTCGTCCTGGCAGCGGTTTATCCGAATCACTCTACCAATGATTTCTCCGATTATTTTCTTTAATTTTCTGGTTCAGATTATCAATGGATTTATGATGTTCACGCAGGCGTTGATTGTTACTAACGGCGGGCCGCATAACCGCACGCTGCTCTATGTGCTTTATGTGTATCGGAAGGCATTTACCGACTACAGCATGGGTTACGCCTGCGCACTGGCCTGGGTTATGCTGCTTATTGTCGGTGTGCTTACTGCAATTATCTTTAAGACATCATCATATTGGGTCTTTTATGAGACCAGGGGGGATGAGAGATGA
- a CDS encoding sigma factor G inhibitor Gin gives MLCDLCGKDYDSRGIEINKIHICSECEQKIITTGALDPDYPLWIERVKTIWDQVALMPSPHYE, from the coding sequence TTGCTGTGTGATTTATGTGGAAAGGATTATGACAGCAGGGGAATAGAAATAAACAAGATCCATATCTGCAGTGAGTGTGAGCAGAAGATAATAACGACCGGCGCGTTGGATCCTGATTATCCTCTTTGGATCGAGCGGGTTAAAACGATTTGGGATCAGGTTGCACTGATGCCAAGCCCCCACTATGAGTAG
- a CDS encoding carbohydrate ABC transporter substrate-binding protein, with protein sequence MKRTLAVILLASLLVGVLAVGSAAEEEIVLRVSWWGSQGRHDRTLAVIELFESKYPHITIEPEFAGWENYWERIAAQAAGRNLPDVFQQDMQYLDLYGSRGMLLDLGPYVESGAIDTTHISDSELAGGMLNGKLLAINLGSNAMVGIYDPELFAQAGIEPPGPEWTWDDYLELGRTVVDKLGIHWATQFPGNFFHAFHHVLRQHGYPFYAPDGSGLGWDDDKLLEDFLALELQLYKEGVFASPALRDEISSVEEDLLVTRQAATAWAWSNQIVAMSLAADRPLGLITLPKAKDQVKEGLYIKPSMFFSVAESSPHKDAAVLFIDFFTNDVEANKILMAERGVPISSAVREALQPYLTEVQVQMFEYLDLASQHSSAIDPPEPAGHPEVNRTLDDLQSMVLHEEITPAEAAKRFRQEATRILRTR encoded by the coding sequence ATGAAACGGACTTTAGCGGTAATACTGCTGGCTAGTTTATTGGTGGGAGTTTTAGCTGTCGGTTCGGCAGCTGAGGAAGAGATCGTTCTTAGAGTTTCATGGTGGGGATCACAGGGAAGACATGATCGGACATTGGCGGTAATTGAATTGTTCGAATCCAAGTATCCTCACATTACAATCGAACCTGAGTTTGCAGGCTGGGAAAACTACTGGGAAAGAATTGCAGCACAAGCTGCGGGAAGAAACCTTCCTGATGTGTTCCAGCAGGATATGCAGTATCTAGATTTATACGGCAGCCGCGGCATGCTGCTGGATTTAGGTCCATATGTTGAAAGCGGCGCGATTGATACTACCCACATTTCTGATTCCGAGCTTGCTGGCGGTATGCTCAACGGCAAACTGCTGGCTATCAACCTCGGCAGTAATGCGATGGTAGGAATTTATGATCCCGAACTGTTTGCGCAGGCAGGTATCGAACCTCCGGGACCGGAGTGGACATGGGATGATTATCTCGAGCTCGGCCGCACAGTTGTTGACAAGCTGGGCATCCACTGGGCAACTCAGTTCCCCGGCAACTTCTTCCATGCCTTCCATCATGTGCTGAGACAGCATGGCTATCCGTTTTATGCGCCGGATGGCTCCGGTTTAGGCTGGGATGATGATAAGCTTCTCGAAGATTTCTTAGCACTTGAGCTGCAGCTGTACAAAGAAGGTGTCTTTGCTTCGCCGGCTCTGCGCGATGAAATCTCATCGGTAGAAGAGGATCTGCTGGTGACCAGACAGGCTGCTACAGCATGGGCATGGAGCAACCAAATTGTTGCGATGAGCTTGGCAGCGGATCGTCCGCTAGGATTGATCACTCTGCCGAAGGCTAAAGACCAAGTAAAAGAAGGTCTCTATATTAAGCCGAGTATGTTCTTCTCGGTTGCTGAATCATCGCCGCATAAAGATGCAGCAGTTCTGTTTATCGACTTCTTCACCAATGATGTTGAAGCGAATAAGATTTTAATGGCTGAGCGGGGAGTTCCGATTTCATCTGCTGTGAGAGAAGCCCTGCAGCCATATCTGACTGAAGTGCAGGTTCAGATGTTTGAGTACTTAGACTTAGCAAGTCAGCACAGCAGTGCGATTGATCCTCCGGAACCGGCAGGACATCCGGAAGTTAACCGCACTCTCGATGACCTGCAGAGCATGGTGCTGCACGAAGAAATTACACCAGCTGAAGCAGCTAAGCGATTCAGACAAGAAGCAACACGCATTCTGCGGACTAGATAA
- a CDS encoding carbohydrate ABC transporter permease, whose amino-acid sequence MSRKTKQRIRTVCYHLFTIALAALVFYPVLWLIASSLKPQSEIFAQAHSLIPSEFRWENYLQGWKGFGRTTFATFFRNSFIITIASTIGQVASSALVAYGFARINFFGKKFLFACVILTMLIPAQILMIPQYLLFNYFGWVNTWKPLIIPSFFGVPFFIFLIIQFIRGIPYELDESAKIDGCGRFGIFFRIILPNIVPALVTATIFAFYWKWEDFMGPLIYLQSAELYPVSLALRLFSDPAAVTNWGAMFAMSVASLVPVFIIFVMFQKYLVEGISTTGLKG is encoded by the coding sequence ATGAGCCGCAAAACTAAACAGCGCATTAGGACTGTATGCTATCATTTGTTTACAATAGCCTTAGCGGCACTGGTGTTTTATCCGGTCCTGTGGTTGATCGCCAGCTCTTTAAAGCCGCAGTCAGAAATATTTGCGCAAGCCCATTCTCTCATCCCCAGTGAGTTTCGATGGGAGAATTACCTGCAGGGTTGGAAGGGATTCGGACGCACCACTTTTGCCACCTTTTTCCGCAATTCATTCATCATCACGATTGCCTCTACTATTGGGCAGGTAGCCAGCTCTGCTTTGGTGGCCTATGGATTTGCGCGGATCAACTTTTTTGGCAAAAAGTTTTTGTTCGCCTGTGTAATACTGACAATGCTGATTCCGGCTCAGATCCTGATGATTCCCCAGTATCTGCTGTTCAATTATTTCGGTTGGGTTAATACTTGGAAACCACTGATTATTCCCTCTTTTTTTGGAGTTCCGTTTTTCATCTTTTTGATTATCCAGTTCATCCGCGGTATTCCGTATGAGCTGGATGAATCAGCTAAAATCGATGGCTGCGGCCGGTTTGGAATTTTCTTCCGGATAATCCTGCCAAATATTGTTCCGGCTCTGGTTACAGCCACAATCTTTGCTTTCTACTGGAAATGGGAAGACTTTATGGGACCACTGATTTACCTGCAGTCTGCTGAATTATATCCGGTTTCACTGGCATTGCGGCTGTTTTCTGACCCCGCTGCAGTAACTAACTGGGGGGCAATGTTTGCGATGTCGGTAGCATCATTGGTTCCGGTTTTTATCATTTTTGTGATGTTCCAGAAATATCTGGTGGAAGGTATTTCGACTACTGGTTTGAAAGGATAA